CAACCCCTAACTGTCTTTCCGGTGTACTTTGTTGGTTGGGCCTTTACGGCGGCTCTTTTATGCGCTGTTTATCCGTTATTAACTTAGAGATCTTTAGCCTATATCTCCTGCTTCACTGGAAAAGAATTTTGTTATTGATTATTGATAATGGTTAACAGTTTATACACATAACATCCTTTTGAAACCTTCTGTTTTTTCTTAAAAGTGGTGAAGGGAAATTGGAGAAGCAGTTTCGGATGTCCTGTAAGGGTTGTGGCCTGTTTGTATGCTACCGGGCAGAAGAAGATTTGGAGACTGCGTCCTTCTTATATGTAGTTGATGGTGCACTTAGTACTATTGCGGCTGAGACAAATCCACAGGTAATATATCTTTTGTGGCTTTTACTATTATTCACTTCCCGGCTGCATTAGACATAGTTTTGGCTACATTTTCTTTGTATTGCAGCAAGCCATAAAATTGATTGTTGTCTGCTTGATGAAACTCCCTTGCTTGTGTTGTAAGATCGTGTAAAATCTTACTCTTTGTTCTATCACTGAATGTTTCTTATTTTTCCTTTTGGGAAAGGAGGGTATCTTACCTGACAACATACATACTTCGTCCACATACAGATATACCTTTAGGTATTGATATTTTCTTATTGCTTGTAGGATGCTCCTGTACCGCCCTGCATCTCACAGTTAGAAGGTGCCCTTGTGCAAGTGGCAATAGAAGTCGAGGACCGCGCCCAACGGTCAGCAATTACAAGTAAATAATCTTTCCATGGTTTTTGGAAGTTAGACAATCTCATTTATTCCTTTAAAGTTGGGAATAATTTGTCAACTGAACAATGCTGCATATATGATTGGGTAGCCTCAATAAAGATTTTCTACTCTTCTGTTAGTTTTAAGAGTTGAATCTAGTGCTTGCACTGTTAAATTATCTTTTTGACCTAGATGTTGATATGTCGGGAATCTGAATGCTGGATTTCATATGCTGGGAGGCTAGAACTTTTTCCTGTGTCAACTTAACATTGTAAGAATGGTCatttgatgaaaaaaaaaatggttaaatAATAATTGCACACATCTTAGCTATCTGTTATGTCAGACAAGTACTGGACAATGATATGCTCTTAGAGGACAACTCTGCACTAATGTTAATCAATTTACTCAGCAGAAATGACACTTCTAATATCTACGGGAGAAGctcattttacatttatattgttGAAGGAGTAAATGCAGATGATGTCCGGGTCACTGTAACCGCACCTGCAGCTCGTGGGGAAGCTAACAATGAACTTCTGGAATTCATGGGCCGAGTATGTCGGACACTTTAACTTTTGCCTCTTGGAAAAACTATCAAATTGGAGCACATAATTTTAGATACTTTGTTGGTTGATTCGCTGAACACTAGGATTTTCTGCTGATGCAGGTACTGGGTCTGAAACTCTCTCAGATGACTCTCCAAAGAGGGTGGAATAGCAAATCAAAGCTTCT
The nucleotide sequence above comes from Lycium barbarum isolate Lr01 chromosome 3, ASM1917538v2, whole genome shotgun sequence. Encoded proteins:
- the LOC132632520 gene encoding UPF0235 protein At5g63440 isoform X3, whose translation is MLVDNQLQKMPKRKTDKAYVLDKKKYLARLSVDDAGKVLLKRGEGKLEKQFRMSCKGCGLFVCYRAEEDLETASFLYVVDGALSTIAAETNPQDAPVPPCISQLEGALVQVAIEVEDRAQRSAITRVNADDVRVTVTAPAARGEANNELLEFMGRVLGLKLSQMTLQRGWNSKSKLLVVEDLTARQVYEKLLEAAQP
- the LOC132632520 gene encoding UPF0235 protein At5g63440 isoform X2, which codes for MQFPMIQTPIYLSITASTVPLTSLSPKMPKRKTDKAYVLDKKKYLARLSVDDAGKVLLKRGEGKLEKQFRMSCKGCGLFVCYRAEEDLETASFLYVVDGALSTIAAETNPQDAPVPPCISQLEGALVQVAIEVEDRAQRSAITRVNADDVRVTVTAPAARGEANNELLEFMGRVLGLKLSQMTLQRGWNSKSKLLVVEDLTARQVYEKLLEAAQP
- the LOC132632520 gene encoding UPF0235 protein At5g63440 isoform X1 yields the protein MPKRTTHTYSSEDAVPDDPNSDLFVYYCKHCSSHVLISDNQLQKMPKRKTDKAYVLDKKKYLARLSVDDAGKVLLKRGEGKLEKQFRMSCKGCGLFVCYRAEEDLETASFLYVVDGALSTIAAETNPQDAPVPPCISQLEGALVQVAIEVEDRAQRSAITRVNADDVRVTVTAPAARGEANNELLEFMGRVLGLKLSQMTLQRGWNSKSKLLVVEDLTARQVYEKLLEAAQP